A stretch of Halanaerobiaceae bacterium ANBcell28 DNA encodes these proteins:
- a CDS encoding VOC family protein encodes MKKYKMHHSCIRVMDLEKSLEFYQEAFGFKIASKNDFPEGKFTLVFLEDDTGNFALELTYNYDQEEAYTIGNAYSHLAVAVSDVKASYQDHKEKGFQVGDIHKFSEDHAGFYFITDPDGYDIEVIQR; translated from the coding sequence ATGAAAAAATATAAAATGCATCATTCGTGTATAAGGGTCATGGATTTAGAAAAATCATTAGAATTTTATCAGGAAGCTTTTGGCTTTAAAATAGCTAGTAAAAATGACTTTCCTGAAGGCAAATTCACTTTGGTTTTTCTTGAAGATGATACTGGAAATTTTGCTTTAGAACTTACTTATAATTATGATCAAGAAGAAGCTTATACAATTGGTAATGCTTATAGCCATTTGGCTGTGGCTGTTTCAGATGTAAAAGCGTCGTATCAAGATCATAAAGAAAAAGGTTTTCAAGTTGGGGATATTCATAAATTTTCTGAAGATCATGCAGGTTTTTATTTTATTACTGATCCTGATGGTTATGATATTGAAGTTATTCAAAGATAA
- a CDS encoding LacI family DNA-binding transcriptional regulator, whose amino-acid sequence MKKNVTMKDIADKANVSLSTVSLCLNNSGRISIETRKKVLKLAKKLNYVPNLAARELAGKSSDVIGIVLPDYGDIKTRKLLEGISEKSENNNYFNLFCFTFNKADLGRTYINMLEGKNIDALIIFPYASLLNSISKETLYRIEDKGIPIVFVDTYQKGSRVPYVVSDNYRAAYDGVKYLIDSGHKNIAFVGGVYHSVGQERFQGYSDALKENDLYNKSLVYLGCEFDDSIYDIEEDIRSVFQKQEVSALMAYSRNATMATISQAKIFQKDDDFEIIGFDLLQDERFAGLSVYTYQQPHYEMGLKAVDIVLDKILRDKNIKEKKIRLETTFKPLSVVAKQRFALRKNSDGLSSAL is encoded by the coding sequence TTGAAAAAAAATGTAACAATGAAGGATATAGCTGATAAAGCTAATGTTTCTTTGAGCACTGTGTCATTATGTCTAAATAACTCTGGAAGAATTAGTATTGAAACTAGAAAAAAGGTTTTAAAGTTAGCTAAAAAGTTGAATTATGTTCCTAATTTAGCTGCTCGAGAATTGGCAGGGAAAAGTTCTGATGTTATTGGTATTGTTTTACCTGACTATGGTGATATAAAAACAAGAAAGTTATTAGAGGGTATATCCGAAAAATCTGAGAATAATAATTACTTTAATTTATTTTGCTTTACCTTCAATAAAGCGGATTTAGGTAGGACTTATATTAATATGCTAGAAGGGAAAAATATAGATGCTCTTATTATATTCCCCTATGCAAGTCTCTTGAACAGTATTAGTAAAGAAACTCTTTATAGGATAGAAGATAAAGGGATACCTATTGTTTTTGTAGATACATATCAAAAGGGGAGCCGAGTTCCTTATGTTGTAAGTGATAATTATAGAGCAGCTTACGACGGAGTTAAGTACTTAATAGATTCTGGACACAAGAATATTGCATTTGTTGGTGGGGTTTATCATTCGGTTGGCCAGGAAAGATTTCAGGGTTATTCCGATGCGTTGAAAGAAAATGACTTATATAATAAATCTCTAGTTTATCTTGGTTGTGAGTTTGATGATTCGATTTATGACATAGAAGAAGATATTAGATCTGTTTTTCAAAAGCAGGAAGTAAGTGCATTAATGGCTTATAGTAGAAATGCTACAATGGCTACAATAAGTCAAGCAAAAATCTTCCAGAAAGATGATGATTTTGAAATTATCGGCTTTGACTTGCTTCAAGATGAACGATTTGCTGGGCTTAGCGTATATACGTACCAACAACCACATTATGAAATGGGCTTAAAAGCAGTAGACATAGTTTTAGATAAAATTCTAAGGGATAAAAACATTAAAGAAAAAAAGATTCGATTGGAGACTACATTCAAGCCTCTTTCTGTTGTTGCGAAACAAAGATTTGCCTTAAGAAAAAACTCAGATGGTCTAAGTTCTGCCTTATAA
- a CDS encoding extracellular solute-binding protein produces the protein MRKFAKVLLFLSFSFMLLFFIIFSTEINIVLAEDALDGALEAEIEITRTMFERELTYAEYFYKYIAEERPDINLNIPVEKFIDSSSDVEVVENFAGFTGKTIFTGERSSVTWEVEVEEAGMYNIELTYYPLEGRRSSIEREIRINGERPFAGADFLTFTRSWANEGDVIIDSAGNHIRPRQIEKPIWQTVFMRDSRGYHNEPYSFYLEEGSNTIELISRSEPMAIAELRIVQSPELRDYQTVLEEQVAKGYQKTEGHYIEIQGQNADLKSDMTLYPVFDQGDPTVEPYHPAEIRMNSIGGHLWANNGQWIAWEFYVPESGFYNINLKGKQDQERGFLSNRRVLLNGKVPFVEVDIVSFPYDSHYDMVTLSDDNEEPLLFYLDKGLNEIKLEVVLGDLSEVMRKTMDNLHVLNTIYRRVIMVTSTDPDPYRTYELDRRIPGLIDMLHEQAEIFTEIKDMFEEYTGQRSAHTALLESFARLLDRMANNPEDIPQLMGQYRDDIGALGNWINQAESQPLQIDYLLVTSPGEELPRAKPTLWQNLRHELSAFIATFTHDYTNVGDIREFSELDDISDDHVDDDTITVWIGLGRDQGQVLKQMIEDTFTAETGIRVELELIQNMQGLLPSAIIAETAPDVAIGAADMELAFRGALEDLTIFDDFEDITDRFMPSAFVPFTFRESVYGLPETQGFPVMFYRKDILAELGLEVPQTWEDVRRIIPILQRNSMGFGLTDLRGGREPNMNTYLMFLYQKGISLYHEDGLAVNLDSEVSIQTFRELTNFFHIYDLELQLDLLNRFRMGETPLVINTYGFYNQLQVFAPELRGEWDFTVVPGTLDEYGNINRTVPVGGAALMVPPQGGMAALNAIVPPGTTGAVIFEGSDKKDKAWEFLKWWTDTDTQVRFGLELESLMGAAARYATANVEAIQQLPWNPDQLDTIMEQLYWVEGIPPVLGAYYVNRQIDWAFRNIVINQDPVRETVQDNSRMANDEIRRKRLEFGLETDYDDLSEEIKRMFWDNFTHIHSLELDKYIFD, from the coding sequence ATGAGAAAGTTTGCTAAAGTTTTGTTATTTTTATCTTTTTCTTTTATGTTATTATTTTTTATTATTTTTTCTACTGAAATTAATATAGTTTTAGCAGAAGATGCACTTGATGGAGCATTGGAAGCAGAAATTGAAATTACTAGAACTATGTTTGAAAGGGAGCTAACTTATGCAGAATATTTTTATAAATATATTGCTGAAGAGAGGCCGGATATTAATTTAAATATTCCTGTGGAAAAATTTATTGATTCCAGCAGTGATGTAGAAGTAGTAGAAAACTTTGCTGGTTTTACGGGGAAGACAATATTTACTGGAGAAAGAAGTTCGGTAACTTGGGAAGTGGAAGTGGAAGAGGCGGGTATGTATAATATTGAGCTTACATATTATCCTCTTGAAGGAAGAAGATCATCTATTGAAAGAGAAATTAGAATAAATGGTGAACGTCCATTTGCAGGAGCGGATTTTTTAACTTTTACACGTTCCTGGGCTAATGAAGGTGATGTGATTATCGATAGTGCTGGTAATCATATTCGACCAAGACAGATAGAAAAACCAATATGGCAAACTGTCTTTATGCGAGATTCCAGAGGCTATCATAATGAGCCATATAGTTTTTATCTTGAAGAAGGTAGCAATACTATTGAACTAATATCGCGCTCTGAACCGATGGCTATTGCTGAATTAAGAATTGTGCAAAGTCCAGAACTGCGAGATTACCAGACTGTATTGGAAGAACAAGTAGCAAAAGGATATCAAAAAACTGAAGGACATTACATTGAAATTCAGGGACAGAATGCTGATTTGAAGTCTGATATGACTCTTTATCCTGTTTTTGATCAGGGAGATCCAACTGTAGAACCATATCATCCAGCGGAAATAAGAATGAACTCTATAGGGGGGCATCTCTGGGCTAATAATGGACAATGGATAGCATGGGAATTTTATGTTCCTGAAAGTGGATTTTATAATATTAACTTAAAAGGTAAACAGGATCAAGAGAGAGGTTTTTTGAGTAACCGAAGGGTGTTACTTAATGGTAAAGTGCCATTTGTAGAAGTAGATATTGTTTCATTTCCTTATGATTCACATTATGATATGGTAACTCTTTCTGACGATAATGAAGAACCATTGTTGTTTTATTTAGACAAAGGTTTAAATGAAATTAAACTAGAAGTTGTTTTAGGGGACTTGAGTGAAGTGATGCGCAAGACTATGGACAATCTCCATGTTCTAAATACAATTTATAGACGAGTTATCATGGTAACTTCCACTGACCCTGATCCTTACAGGACTTATGAATTAGATAGAAGGATACCCGGTCTGATAGATATGTTACATGAGCAGGCTGAAATTTTTACTGAAATTAAAGATATGTTTGAAGAGTATACAGGGCAAAGAAGTGCTCATACAGCTCTTCTTGAAAGTTTTGCTAGATTACTGGATAGAATGGCTAATAATCCTGAAGATATTCCACAATTAATGGGACAATATCGCGATGATATTGGGGCATTAGGTAATTGGATAAATCAAGCCGAAAGCCAACCATTACAAATAGATTATTTACTTGTTACTTCACCTGGTGAAGAATTGCCTAGGGCAAAACCAACATTGTGGCAAAATTTAAGACATGAGCTTTCAGCATTTATTGCAACATTTACTCATGATTATACTAATGTTGGTGACATAAGAGAGTTTAGTGAACTTGATGATATAAGTGATGACCATGTTGATGATGATACTATTACTGTCTGGATAGGCTTAGGTAGAGACCAGGGGCAGGTATTAAAACAAATGATAGAAGATACCTTTACAGCCGAAACTGGAATTAGAGTTGAATTGGAACTAATTCAGAATATGCAAGGTTTATTGCCCTCGGCTATTATAGCTGAAACTGCTCCAGATGTGGCAATAGGAGCAGCGGATATGGAATTAGCTTTTCGTGGAGCCTTAGAAGACTTAACAATCTTCGATGATTTTGAAGATATTACTGATAGATTTATGCCTAGTGCATTTGTTCCTTTTACTTTTAGAGAAAGTGTTTATGGTCTTCCGGAAACACAGGGTTTCCCTGTTATGTTCTATAGAAAGGATATTCTTGCTGAATTAGGACTTGAAGTACCACAAACATGGGAAGATGTACGTAGGATTATTCCTATCTTACAAAGAAATAGTATGGGCTTTGGTTTGACAGATTTACGTGGTGGAAGAGAACCTAATATGAATACTTATTTGATGTTTTTGTATCAAAAGGGTATTTCCTTGTATCACGAAGATGGACTTGCAGTAAATTTAGATTCTGAAGTTTCGATACAAACCTTTAGAGAGTTGACAAATTTCTTCCATATATATGATTTAGAATTACAATTAGATTTATTAAATCGTTTCCGTATGGGTGAGACTCCACTTGTAATAAATACTTATGGATTTTATAATCAATTACAGGTTTTTGCTCCTGAGTTGAGAGGCGAGTGGGATTTTACAGTAGTACCAGGAACTCTTGATGAATATGGCAATATAAATCGTACAGTTCCTGTTGGTGGAGCAGCTTTGATGGTACCACCACAAGGGGGTATGGCAGCACTAAACGCAATAGTTCCTCCTGGGACAACAGGTGCGGTAATATTCGAAGGTTCAGACAAGAAAGATAAAGCTTGGGAATTTTTGAAATGGTGGACTGATACAGATACTCAGGTGCGTTTTGGTCTGGAATTGGAAAGTTTGATGGGAGCAGCAGCTCGTTATGCTACTGCTAATGTAGAAGCTATACAACAATTACCCTGGAATCCTGATCAATTAGATACTATTATGGAACAATTATACTGGGTAGAAGGTATTCCTCCTGTTCTAGGTGCTTATTATGTAAATCGTCAAATTGATTGGGCCTTTAGAAATATAGTTATAAATCAAGACCCAGTCAGAGAAACGGTACAGGATAATAGTAGAATGGCTAATGATGAGATAAGAAGAAAAAGGCTTGAGTTTGGACTGGAAACTGACTATGATGATTTGAGCGAAGAAATCAAGCGAATGTTTTGGGATAACTTTACTCATATCCATAGCCTAGAATTAGATAAATATATATTTGATTAA
- a CDS encoding sugar ABC transporter permease codes for MDSTFNAKEKNANNKFQNSLKEFWEGVKEDRVSYLFLAPFGLLFILFVVLPVLLSVVLSFTYFNLFQSPSWVGWENYIRLFIGDDIFLTAVKNTLVFAAVTGPFGYMLSFVVAWLLNELKPKLRATLTVLFYAPAISGGGAFIVWRLIFDNDKYGYLNSWLLSNGFITEPIQFLRDTSYMMPVVLIVALWMSMGAGFLAFIAGLQGLDPKLFESAAIDGVKNRWQELWYITLPQMRPYLMFGAIMSITGSFMAAGLVTGMIPQPPTDYATWTVVNHINDYAYIRYEMGYASAIAVILFGFMVSVQKFIQRLLSKLGE; via the coding sequence ATGGATTCTACTTTTAACGCTAAAGAAAAGAATGCAAATAATAAATTCCAAAATAGTTTAAAAGAATTTTGGGAGGGAGTAAAAGAAGACCGGGTATCATATTTATTCCTGGCTCCCTTTGGTCTTTTGTTTATACTCTTTGTGGTTTTACCTGTTTTGTTATCGGTAGTCCTTAGTTTTACTTATTTTAATTTGTTTCAATCTCCAAGCTGGGTTGGTTGGGAGAATTATATTAGATTATTTATTGGTGATGATATCTTTTTAACTGCTGTCAAAAACACTCTTGTTTTTGCAGCGGTTACCGGCCCTTTTGGTTATATGCTTTCCTTTGTGGTGGCTTGGCTTTTGAATGAATTAAAACCAAAATTACGGGCAACTTTGACAGTATTGTTCTACGCACCAGCGATATCAGGTGGAGGGGCATTTATAGTCTGGAGACTTATCTTTGACAATGATAAGTATGGTTATTTAAATTCCTGGTTATTAAGTAATGGTTTTATAACAGAACCTATACAGTTTTTACGTGATACAAGTTATATGATGCCTGTTGTGCTTATTGTAGCATTGTGGATGAGTATGGGAGCGGGTTTCCTGGCTTTTATCGCTGGTTTACAAGGCTTAGACCCAAAACTTTTTGAATCTGCAGCTATTGATGGAGTTAAAAATAGATGGCAGGAATTATGGTATATTACTTTGCCACAGATGCGTCCATATCTAATGTTTGGTGCTATTATGTCTATCACAGGTTCTTTTATGGCAGCAGGATTGGTTACAGGAATGATTCCGCAACCGCCAACTGATTATGCCACCTGGACTGTAGTAAATCATATTAATGATTATGCCTATATACGTTATGAGATGGGTTATGCTTCAGCAATTGCAGTTATCTTGTTTGGATTTATGGTTTCAGTACAAAAATTTATACAACGTCTATTGAGTAAATTGGGAGAATAG